From one Triticum urartu cultivar G1812 chromosome 3, Tu2.1, whole genome shotgun sequence genomic stretch:
- the LOC125546890 gene encoding flocculation protein FLO11-like, protein MRLNKHQENRANYSEAGSSMAATAQRPPRVPAASAPAPTPPPTTTESTQTASRSRKREAPATTTAPPPLKKSRTNTSSATVVPPPKKKNTTISGNGSRSSPAKNTRSSRSSPAKNTRSSRSSPAKNTRSSRSSPAKNTRSTAANRAGTGSKRVRKPSNRLKDYFYASGN, encoded by the exons ATGAGGCTGAACAAGCACCAG GAAAATAGAGCAAACTACTCTGAGGCTGGTTCTTCAATGGCTGCAACTGCACAAAGGCCACCAAGGGTACCTGCTGCCTCTGCACCTGCACCAACTCCTCCTCCAACAACAACTGAGTCAACACAGACAGCTTCTAGGTCAAGGAAGAGGGAAGCACCAGCTACAACAACAGCACCACCACCTCTCAAGAAGAGCAGGACCAACACCTCTTCTGCAACAGTAGTACCAcctcccaagaagaagaacacAACTATTTCTGGCAATGGATCAAGGTCTTCTCCAGCAAAGAACACCAGGTCATCAAGGTCTTCTCCAGCAAAGAACACCAGGTCATCAAGGTCTTCTCCAGCAAAGAACACCAGGTCATCAAGGTCTTCTCCAGCAAAGAACACCAGGTCAACTGCCGCCAATAGAGCTGGCACTGGATCAAAGAGGGTCAGGAAGCCATCTAATAGGCTGAAAGATTACTTTTATGCAAGTGGTAACTAG